CATAACTCTGGTAGAACAACTGTTTAGTGCCCTCATCCCAACTAGTCCATATATCCTTCAACTCTTGCAGCTTGTTCTGTGTTACAATAATGCGGGTAAAGTTCTGTAACTCTGATGTATATCCTTCTATCAAGCTATCCCCTTTCTCGGTTTGCAACTTCTCTGACCATGCACGaacggccgcattatcctccactttacTAAGAGATTCATTCTCCATGTTAAATTTTCTAACTTAACAATCGAATACAAACCAACACCTCATTTAGTATGCAATGTCATGCAAAACACAACCAAAACAAAGCACAGGTTAGTATCAAATATACGcaataaaatacaaatattacATCAAAAATAATCATAACACACAAATGGGTAATGACCAAAGTTTGATGTAGCTCTACCTAAGAATAGTTCTTAAGGTTTACTATATGGAGCTCAgttctagagtaaaggtacccaaaccagcaaattcctcaatcctcacccattataggctcatatagattgAGTTCGGTTCAagagaatacatttccctatgaccatgcggagatgaaaatctcacggaatcataggtacagatgtatcccggaagcaatccactagcccatacgaaggtgaaaacctcacgaaaacatagtttcttactcccacttaataGGTATAatcacaacggtcatgcaatgtaaTGCCATATTCATTAGAAAAGACTCGAAACACAACCATCACACAAGCAAATGTAATTAAAAGAATCAtattttttcaaaacaaattttcaataaaaaggaCAGCAAACAATCAATTTTATTGCCTGACTCTTTTTGTTCAGTCCTCAGTGGAGTCGCCAAACTGTCGAaaccccttttttattttgaaaacaatgggATCTACTTTTTGAAACCgagtgtggagtcgccaccaatcttttgatTTAAGTGTAATTGGACCACCTATTAAAATGCTttgtttaacaaaaaaaaattggtttaagtaaaataaaaaataaaaaaacggcttcgggagtcggttacgtatgaggaagggttagcaccctcattacgcccaaaaactGGTATCAATTTGATTTGATGCTGTccttgaaaaatttaaaagaaaagattttcCGAAGTATATAAAAAATGTTTGAATAGCTCAAATTGGAGATAAAAAATCTTTCGTTCCAAAGATATGCTGTTTCATACCCAGTACGATTGGATACGATCCCTTATACCTTTAAGATGCGATCAATTttcgacttttgaaaaattaaaaattataaaagaagttATCCAAATATTTGGTTCTCCGGGAAGGTCATACCCAGTACAATTGAGCACGACTTTCCCAAATTCCCCAAGCACTAGATATTGccttatttcaaatttttgaacaacaaaaactttgaaattcgcttaaaaacatgtttattcattttaaaattgatgaaatatttaaTGCATTGTAAAAAAACATATGAAACAATATACTCAAAATACAATAAACCTTATCTAACAATCATTCTAGGTATATATAAGTTGACACATTTGCATAAAACTTGGGATatacatttataatataaaataatatacaaagtcAATTTATGAAACctttatatacaaataaacattgggtataattattgaaaaaaaataaaattaataatgtaagaaaaatgaagtaaatatataagttatataagtaacaaaatatacatatgaaaaaaacataaagataatatgaaatacaataaattatatgatttaaaagagttcttaaaaatattatacacataaataattctaaaagaggatatatgtacataaaaaaaatatttacataaagttatatgaaaataataacatataccatagtaaaagtaatttaaattaaaaccGATCCTGTTGATAACACTTCCAACTATAAGATTCACTTTGTCAAAACTTTTATTGCAGCAGATGAACAAAGCAAACAAATTATTGCAATTTCTGTATGGACCATGTGGTATAGAAGAAATCAATTGATTCATGAAGGTGCCAAATTTTCTTTGCAGGAAGTTATTAGATTCATTCGAGGATATGTTCAGGAGGTGAATCTATACAAAGAGAAACTCGGTGGCTTTGATGGTTTTCTGAAAAAAGAGTATTGGAAGCCTCCAGATTTGGGATTCATCAAGATTAATTTCGACGCTACCTTTCAAAGTGATTCTAGGACTTCTACAATAGCAGTTTTAGCCAGAGATTCAAGAGGGGAAATCAGAGGAGCTGTAACTTATCTGATAGAGGATGTTGCTAATGCGTTCATTGCTGAAGCAAGGGCATGTGAAAGGTCGCTTCTGTTCGTGCAACAGATGGGTTTCCAGTGCCTGATCGTAGAAGGGGATTCTTTGACTGTTATTAAAAAACTGCAAGCAAGGGTTGATAATAAATCGATTCTCAGACCTATTATCCATCATATTAGAGAATTAGAACATTATTTTGAAAAGGTAGTTTACCTGTTTGTTTCTCGTGCTGTTAACGAAGCAGCTCATACCCTGGCAGTGGAAGGGCGAAGAAGCCAAAGATTTGGGTTTTGGGTTGATGGAGTTCCGGCTTCTGTAAAGCGGGTTTTGGAAAGGGATTGGAGGATCTGGTTGCAGACGAATCAAAGTCTGTCATAGTTTGTTTTGTAGTGGAGAAGGTTCTCTGAATCTCCATAGCTGGTTCCAAAGCATTTGAGTTTTCTTCTCATATCTGAACAGTCTTTTTCACGGAGAAGGAAGCTGGTTTTGGCTGGTATTTTGTGGGTGCTCTCTTTTGTTTGAAGGCCAGAGtgggttttgtttttggtttGGTGGTTTTTTGAACGTTTCTGTGTGCGCATTTATGGTTTTGGATGCTTGGCgtgtttcttttttgttttctcttgttgtttgcttttattatttcttgtttCAATGGTTTTTgtcttttatgatttaatttgatGTAACCCCCTGGCACTTTGAGCAGTATGCTAATAATATCAGTCTTTTCATTCAAAAAAACATTAACTCTTAATGTCCCcaaaaaactacaaaaaaaactaaaaaaaaatatttatacaatgtgtaaatgttgaggactAATtgttttagaatcaagactaaactAACATAATTTATAACTGTTGAAGGTTAAAGTTagtattatgccaattttaaaaactGTCACCGTTAGCCAATTAgttataaaaaaagaagaagttaaacTGAATA
This window of the Gossypium hirsutum isolate 1008001.06 chromosome A09, Gossypium_hirsutum_v2.1, whole genome shotgun sequence genome carries:
- the LOC121206043 gene encoding uncharacterized protein translates to MWYRRNQLIHEGAKFSLQEVIRFIRGYVQEVNLYKEKLGGFDGFLKKEYWKPPDLGFIKINFDATFQSDSRTSTIAVLARDSRGEIRGAVTYLIEDVANAFIAEARACERSLLFVQQMGFQCLIVEGDSLTVIKKLQARVDNKSILRPIIHHIRELEHYFEKVVYLFVSRAVNEAAHTLAVEGRRSQRFGFWVDGVPASVKRVLERDWRIWLQTNQIFFTEKEAGFGWYFVGALFCLKARVGFVFGLVVF